From a single Populus trichocarpa isolate Nisqually-1 chromosome 17, P.trichocarpa_v4.1, whole genome shotgun sequence genomic region:
- the LOC112324718 gene encoding uncharacterized protein LOC112324718 codes for MATPGFNKLLDCAKAIEVGDLHLADSLIKDILTDNDDKLVKYCAEALVRRVYKLYPRNPRPLVPSCTDLRCNMDYQFFPFFWFSELTTRNTIVDALTGKKRVQVIDFSLMANGRRWCLLLDDYLKQSSDAISFHLTSIGPILSKKGDYLNEILEKLPKEAKKLPIEFEVKHMVASSPAEMVEAALKLERSSEDETIVVRWEFELHKLLALPGAIETVLSKLKELKPEIMIVVEQEASLNGQDFLECFTKSFRYHSIIFDSLGKDNFEHGNHSKVLWEMYFRRQISNLVAQEGTDQIVRHQTFAEWRDRFCRSGFRHVRLQNQFKGTFFGHLPEYHIEEMNRHPVLYRHDDQLLFTSAWKSYPTQLNSESLDNWNQESAMGDGNIMQIESSSLLILSGTVSSSAFLEDQPDDEHIIMEGKVWSPECISINQVAASAKIFDMLEYICHVNYLPLALTWMSDRRILRLEKSACYLNDSTMVEFMEACGEHHLEEGKGVAGKALQSNSMYFVSDISKLDVKDYPFIFEAWDFGLRGVVAIKLESVYVSSIDYVVEFFLPLEMKGISGQRLLINEITNILQKNSRNSWKVCTQELNGFNISSEVEVTMEEVGTSNIRPAAISDSPPLALSEIGSLNSSQIRELCNIFMPTGDGVEVPEAHDQEFEEQNSVFGPQAYQFPDSDELVGMDSSHINTSRTSKRRRTSEVWQYFDEVREDGEVWAKCRSCSTKYRGESTRGTTNLRKHLRSCPGKK; via the exons ATGGCTACTCCTGGTTTCAACAAATTGTTGGATTGTGCCAAGGCAATTGAAGTTGGGGACCTGCATCTTGCTGATTCACTCATCAAGGATATCCTGACGGACAATGATGACAAACTTGTCAAATACTGTGCTGAAGCTCTAGTTCGACGAGTCTATAAACTGTATCCTCGAAATCCCAGACCTTTAGTGCCTTCCTGCACTGATTTGAGATGCAACATGGATTACcagttttttcctttcttctggTTTTCAGAATTGACAACCCGTAACACCATCGTGGATGCCTTAACCGGAAAGAAAAGAGTCCAAGTTATTGACTTTTCATTGATGGCTAACGGCCGGCGGTGGTGCCTTTTGCTTGATGATTACCTAAAGCAGTCAAGTGATGCTATATCGTTCCATTTAACTAGTATCGGACCAATTCTGTCCAAAAAAGGTGACTATCTCAATGAGATACTTGAGAAACTCCCCAAAGAAGCTAAAAAGCTTCCTATTGAGTTTGAGGTTAAGCATATGGTGGCTAGTAGCCCAGCTGAAATGGTTGAAGCTGCTCTCAAACTCGAAAGATCAAGTGAGGATGAGACGATTGTTGTCAGATGGGAGTTTGAACTCCACAAATTGCTTGCACTGCCAGGTGCAATTGAGACAGTGTTGTCTAAATTGAAAGAACTCAAACCAGAGATCATGATAGTTGTCGAACAAGAAGCCAGCCTTAATGGTCAGGATTTCTTGGAATGTTTCACCAAGTCATTTCGCTATCACTCTATTATTTTTGACTCGCTTGGCAAGGACAATTTCGAACACGGCAACCATAGCAAAGTGTTGTGGGAGATGTACTTTAGGCGGCAGATTAGTAACTTGGTGGCACAAGAAGGCACTGACCAGATTGTACGACATCAGACATTTGCTGAGTGGCGAGACAGATTCTGTCGTTCTGGGTTTCGTCATGTTCGCTTACAGAACCAGTTTAAGGGAACTTTCTTTGGTCACTTGCCTGAATACcacatagaagaaatgaatcgCCATCCTGTGCTATACAGGCATGACGACCAATTGCTGTTCACCTCAGCTTGGAAATCTTATCCAACTCAGCTCAATAGCG AGTCATTGGACAACTGGAATCAGGAATCTGCAATGGGAGATGGAAACATAATGCAAATTGAAAGTTCGAGCCTTCTAATTTTGTCAGGGACGGTGAGCTCTTCTGCGTTTCTTGAAGACCAACCTGATGATGAACACATAATAATGGAAGGAAAAGTCTGGTCTCCGGAG TGTATCTCAATTAATCAAGTTGCTGCTTCTGCTAAGATATTTGACATGCTGGAATACATATGTCATGTAAATTATCTGCCCCTGGCTCTCACATGGATGTCAGATAGACGTATTCTTCGCTTGGAGAAGAGTGCTTGCTATCTGAATGACTCGACAATGGTCGAATTTATGGAGGCCTGTGGAGAACACCATCTTGAGGAAGGGAAAGGTGTAGCTGGAAAAGCACTTCAATCAAATAGCATGTACTTTGTCTCTGACATCTCTAAGCTTGATGTGAAAGATTATCCATTTATTTTCGAAGCATGGGATTTTGGTCTTCGTGGTGTTGTTGCAATCAAGCTAGAAAGCGTCTACGTGAGCAGCATTGATTACGTAGTAGAATTTTTTCTCCCTCTTGAAATGAAAGGAATTTCAGGGCAACGTCTTTTGATAAATGAAATCACAAATATCTTGCAAAAGAACTCCAGGAATTCATGGAAAGTCTGCACTCAGGaattaaatggttttaatattAGCTCTGAAGTTGAAGTCACGATGGAGGAGGTTGGAACGAGTAACATCAGACCAGCAGCTATTTCGGACAGCCCACCGCTAGCATTATCAGAAATTGGTAGTCTGAATTCAAGTCAAATCAGGGAACTATGCAATATTTTTATGCCGACAGGTGATGGAGTGGAAGTGCCAGAGGCTCATGATCAG GAATTTGAGGAACAAAATTCCGTATTTGGACCTCAAGCTTATCAGTTCCCAGACAGTGATGAGCTGGTAGGCATGGACAGTTCTCATATCAATACAAGCAGAACTAGCAAACGGCGACGTACATCTGAGGTGTGGCAATACTTTGACGAGGTTAGAGAAGATGGAGAAGTATGGGCTAAATGCAGAAGTTGTAGCACTAAATATCGAGGGGAAAGCACAAGGGGAACTACAAATCTGCGCAAACACCTAAGATCATGTCCAGGGAAGAAATAA